From Streptomyces zhihengii, the proteins below share one genomic window:
- a CDS encoding thymidine kinase produces MPELVFFSGTMDCGKSTLALQIEHNRSTRGLQGMIFTRDDRAGEGKLSSRLGLVTDAVEAAEGFDFYAYLVAHLSKGGRCDYVIADEAQFLAPEQIDQLARVVDDLDLDVFAFGITTDFRSKLFPGSQRLVELADRVEVLQVEALCWCGARATHNARTVGGVMVVEGAQVVVGDVNQAAGEVGYEVLCRRHHRRRMTAASARAAALSPDVLPVEHEDAARGTAAPTRT; encoded by the coding sequence ATGCCCGAGCTGGTGTTCTTCTCCGGAACGATGGATTGTGGGAAGTCGACTCTCGCGCTTCAGATCGAGCACAACCGGTCCACCCGCGGGCTCCAGGGCATGATCTTCACCCGCGACGACCGGGCCGGCGAGGGCAAGCTGTCCTCGCGGCTCGGGCTGGTGACGGACGCCGTCGAGGCGGCGGAGGGCTTCGACTTCTACGCCTACCTGGTGGCCCATCTGTCCAAGGGCGGCCGCTGCGACTACGTGATCGCGGACGAGGCGCAGTTCCTCGCGCCGGAGCAGATCGACCAGCTCGCCCGGGTCGTCGACGACCTCGACCTCGACGTGTTCGCCTTCGGCATCACCACCGACTTCCGCTCGAAGCTGTTCCCCGGCTCGCAGCGGCTCGTCGAACTGGCCGACCGGGTGGAGGTGCTCCAGGTCGAGGCGCTGTGCTGGTGCGGCGCGCGCGCCACGCACAACGCGCGCACGGTGGGCGGTGTGATGGTCGTCGAGGGGGCGCAGGTCGTCGTCGGCGACGTCAACCAGGCGGCCGGCGAGGTCGGTTACGAAGTCCTGTGCCGCCGCCACCACCGCCGCCGGATGACGGCCGCCAGCGCCCGGGCGGCCGCCCTGTCGCCCGACGTGCTCCCCGTGGAGCACGAGGACGCCGCACGCGGCACGGCCGCCCCGACCAGGACCTGA